One genomic segment of Garra rufa chromosome 13, GarRuf1.0, whole genome shotgun sequence includes these proteins:
- the LOC141283376 gene encoding meprin A subunit beta-like, with protein sequence MKLASVSKTPRNTEIDVNDGKDWDIFDINEAAGLHLVEGDILIQEGGVRNTILGEKYRWPTTVPYFLDCNLEINAKGVILKAFEQFRLKTCIDFKPWRSEPNFIFIFKGNGCYSYVGNQHMGEQKLSIGENCDSLGTVEHEFLHALGFWHEQSRSDRDDYVTIVWDQIKAGGKHNFILHNETVSSPLGVPYDYGSVMHYSKTAFSKANEPTIITKIPEFLDVIGQRMEFSDSDLLKLNRLYNCTTTSTFLDSCHFEKPNICGMIQGDQGNAKWARVQRVKGGPQTDYTNLGRCQGLGFFMHFSTATGTQGDKAYLESCLFYPKRRSQCLQFYHYNSGGADDLLNILVREYTSKNPKGALRLIQKIRGGHKGSWELYHVTLNVADKFRVVFEGVKGRDVSKGGLSLDDINLSETHCPQHTWRIRNFTSILAKAHAGSKTYSPRFLSPDGYSFQVSLYINGVTKSPGKMAIYFHLTSGPYDNKLQWPCPWRQASMELMDQNPDIQHRMNNIRMVTTDPTKNSTDSKGKVKYFWDNPRKVGCLVTDTDGSSYYRGPGYGNSNYIRHDRLKSRSFIKGDDVIFLFSLEGL encoded by the exons ATGAAACTGGCCAGCGTCAGCAAGACACCAA gGAATACAGAAATTGATGTGAATGATGGAAAAGACTGGGATATATTTGATATAAATGAAG CGGCAGGACTTCATCTGGTGGAAGGAGATATTCTGATACAGGAG GGAGGAGTCAGAAACACAATTCTGGGTGAAAAGTATCGTTGGCCGACCACTGTGCCGTACTTCCTCGACTGCAACCTTG AAATCAATGCCAAAGGTGTGATACTGAAAGCATTTGAACAATTCAGACTCAAGACCTGTATTGACTTCAAACCCTGGCGTAGTGAGCCAaacttcattttcatttttaaaggcAACGG CTGTTACTCATACGTAGGGAATCAACACATGGGGGAACAGAAGTTGTCAATTGGTGAAAACTGTGACAGTTTAGGAACTGTGGAGCATGAGTTTCTACATGCGCTGGGTTTTTGGCACGAACAGTCCAGATCTGACAGAGACGACTATGTCACCATAGTGTGGGACCAGATTAAAGCCG GTGGAAAGCACAACTTCATTTTACACAATGAAACAGTGTCAAGCCCTCTCGGTGTGCCCTATGATTACGGTTCAGTCATGCACTACAGTAAGACGGCCTTCAGCAAGGCCAATGAGCCAACCATCATTACCAAGATACCAGAATTCTTGGATGTGATTGGTCAACGTATGGAGTTTAGTGACAGTGATCTGCTTAAGCTGAATCGACTGTACAACTGTA CTACAACCTCAACTTTTCTGGACTCTTGCCACTTTGAGAAGCCGAATATCTGTGGTATGATCCAGGGTGATCAAGGAAATGCCAAGTGGGCTCGTGTACAAAGAGTAAAGGGTGGTCCACAGACAGACTACACCAACCTGGGTCGATGTCAAG GGCTTGGGTTCTTCATGCATTTCAGCACAGCCACAGGTACGCAAGGTGACAAGGCTTATCTGGAAAGTTGCCTCTTTTACCCCAAAAGACGCTCCCAATGCCTGCAGTTCTATCACTACAACAGCGGGGGCGCCGATGATCTGCTGAACATCTTGGTGCGCGAATACACCTCTAAAAACCCCAAAGGAGCCCTGAGACTCATTCAGAAGATCAGAG GTGGACACAAAGGCTCTTGGGAACTATACCATGTTACATTAAATGTCGCTGACAAATTCAGAGTGGTGTTTGAAGGAGTTAAAGGAAGAGACGTATCAAAGGGTGGTTTGTCGCTGGATGACATCAACCTCTCAGAGACCCATTGTCCTCAACACACTTGGCGTATTCGTAATTTTACTAGTATTCTTGCTAAAGCCCATGCCGGTTCCAAAACCTACAGCCCCCGCTTCCTGTCCCCAGATGGTTACTCATTTCAAGTTAGTTTGTACATTAATGGTGTGACAAAAAGCCCAGGTAAAATGGCAATCTATTTCCACTTGACTTCTGGACCCTATGACAACAAACTCCAATGGCCATGTCCATGGCGACAGGCATCCATGGAGCTGATGGACCAGAATCCAGACATCCAACACCGCATGAACAACATTAGGATGGTCACTACAGATCCAACCAAGAACTCTACTGACT CCAAGGGTAAAGTTAAGTATTTCTGGGACAACCCACGAAAAGTAGGCTGTCTAGTCACTGACACAGATGGTAGTTCATACTACCGAGGGCCGGGTTACGGTAACAGTAATTACATCAGACACGATCGCCTGAAGAGTCGAAGCTTCATCAAAGGAGATGATGTCATCTTCCTCTTCTCCCTTGAAGGTTTGTGA
- the LOC141283377 gene encoding meprin A subunit beta-like, producing the protein MTKTKESSMDVRDKILHQHKAGMGYKIITKPLAAGLHLVEGDILIQEGGVKNTILGEKYRWPTTVPYFLDCSLEINAKGVILKAFEQFRLKTCIDFKPWRCEPNYIFIFKDDGCYSYVGNQHMGGQELSIGENCDHLGIVEHEFLHALGFWHEQSRSDRDDYVTVVWDQIEAGEKHNFILYNETVSSPLGVPYDYGSVMHYSKMAFSKANEPTIITKIPEFLDVIGQRMEFSDSDLLKLNRLYNCTTASTFLDSCHFEKPNICGMIQGDQANVKWARVQRVKGGPQTDYTNLGQCQGLGFFMHFSTATGTQGDKAYLESRHFYPKRCSQCLQFYHYNSGGADDLLNIWVREYTAENPKGALRLIQKIRGGHKGSWELYHVTLDVTDKFRVVFEGVKGRDVSKGGLSLDDINLSETQCPQHTWRIRNFTSILAKTHAGSETYSPRFLSPDGYSFQFKLYINGMTYSPGKMAIFSHLTSGPYDDKLQWPCPWRQASMDFVPVNKTWFSRDKHIPNGAYATPTFYIIC; encoded by the exons atgaccaagaccaaagagtCGTCCatggatgtcagggacaagattttACACcaacacaaggctggaatgggctacaagatcaTCACCAAGCCACTTG CGGCAGGACTTCACCTGGTGGAAGGAGATATTCTGATACAGGAG GGAGGAGTCAAAAACACAATTCTGGGTGAAAAGTATCGTTGGCCGACCACTGTGCCATACTTCCTTGACTGCAGCCTTG AAATCAATGCCAAAGGTGTGATACTGAAAGCATTTGAGCAATTCAGACTCAAGACCTGTATTGACTTCAAACCCTGGCGTTGTGAGCCaaactacatttttatatttaaagacgACGG CTGTTACTCATACGTAGGCAATCAACACATGGGGGGACAGGAGTTGTCAATTGGTGAAAACTGTGACCATTTAGGAATTGTGGAGCATGAGTTTCTGCATGCGCTGGGGTTTTGGCACGAACAGTCCAGATCTGACAGAGACGACTATGTCACCGTAGTGTGGGACCAGATTGAAGCGG GTGAAAAGCACAACTTCATTTTGTACAATGAAACAGTGTCAAGCCCTCTCGGTGTGCCCTATGATTACGGTTCAGTCATGCACTACAGTAAGATGGCCTTCAGCAAGGCCAATGAGCCAACCATCATTACCAAGATACCAGAATTCTTGGATGTGATTGGTCAACGCATGGAGTTTAGTGACAGTGATCTGCTTAAGCTGAATCGACTGTACAATTGTA CTACAGCCTCAACTTTTCTGGACTCTTGCCACTTTGAGAAGCCGAATATCTGTGGTATGATCCAGGGTGATCAAGCAAATGTCAAGTGGGCTCGTGTACAAAGAGTAAAGGGTGGTCCACAGACGGACTACACCAACCTGGGTCAATGTCAAG GGCTTGGGTTCTTCATGCATTTCAGCACAGCCACAGGTACACAAGGTGACAAGGCTTACCTAGAAAGTCGCCACTTTTACCCCAAAAGATGCTCCCAATGCCTGCAGTTCTATCACTACAACAGCGGGGGTGCAGATGATCTGCTAAACATCTGGGTGCGTGAATACACCGCTGAAAACCCCAAAGGAGCCCTGAGACTCATTCAGAAGATCAGAG GTGGACACAAAGGCTCTTGGGAACTATACCATGTTACGCTAGATGTCACTGATAAATTCAGAGTGGTGTTTGAAGGAGTTAAAGGAAGAGACGTATCAAAGGGTGGTTTGTCTCTGGATGACATCAACCTCTCAGAGACCCAGTGTCCTCAACACACTTGGCGTATTCGTAATTTTACCAGTATTCTTGCTAAAACCCATGCCGGTTCTGAAACCTACAGCCCCCGCTTCCTGTCCCCAGATGGTTATTcgtttcaatttaaattgtaCATTAATGGTATGACATACAGCCCAGGTAAAATGGCAATCTTTTCCCACTTGACTTCTGGACCCTATGATGACAAACTCCAATGGCCATGTCCATGGCGACAGGCATCCATGGA CTTTGttcctgtaaacaaaacttggttctcacgagaCAAGCATATTCCCAATGGAGCTTACGCTACGCCTACATTCTACATCATCTGCTAG
- the mcm3l gene encoding MCM3 minichromosome maintenance deficient 3 (S. cerevisiae), like codes for MDTGLEDLELRESQREYLDFLDDDQDQGIYHEKVRSMVSEGQCRLIVNINDLRRKSEKRAKELLNNAFGELVAFQKALKDLVASIDTTYSKQFEEFHVGFEGSFGNKHVSPRTLSARFLGNLVCVEGIVTKCSLVRPKIMRSVHYCPATKKTLERKYTDLTSLDAFPSSAIYPTKDEENNPLETEFGLCCYKDHQTLTIQEMPEKAPAGQLPRSVDIIANDDLVDRVKPGDRVQVVGVYRCLPAKQGGFTSGTFRTILLANNVKLMSKEIVPTFSADDVAKIKKFCKAHSKDVFEQLSHSLAPSIHGHEYIKKAILCLLLGGNETNLENGTRIRGDINILLIGDPSVAKSQLLRYVLFTAPRAIPTTGRGSSGVGLTAAVTTDQETGERRLEAGAMVLADRGVVCIDEFDKMSDMDRTAIHEVMEQGRVTISKAGIQARLNARCSVLAAANPVYGRYDQYKTPMENIGLQDSLLSRFDLLFIVLDQMDPDSDREISEHVLRMHRYRAPGEPEGTAMPLGSTVDVFATEDPNITEAAEQELQIYEKKDNVLHGHRRKKEKVVTMEFIRKYIHVAKLVKPVLTQEASDYIAEEYSRLRSHDQVNSDSARTMPVTARALETMIRLSTAHAKARMSKTTDLGDAEAALELMQFAYFKKILEKDKKRKVPDDSEMDISQSQDTESQMNLRKRSRVSKDVDDDDVEMTQDGEDSDPYDFTENENSRSFSNSFT; via the exons GGATGATGAT CAAGACCAGGGCATTTATCATGAAAAGGTCAGGAGCATGGTGTCTGAGGGCCAGTGTCGTCTCATTGTAAACATTAACGACCTGAGAAGAAAAAGTGAAAAAAGAGCTAAAGa ATTACTGAATAACGCTTTTGGTGAGCTGGTGGCGTTCCAAAAAGCCCTAAAGGATCTTGTGGCTTCAATAGACACCACTTATTCTAAGCAGTTTGAAGAGTTCCATGTTGGTTTTGAGGGCAGCTTTGGGAACAAACACGTCTCTCCACGTACTCTAAGTGCACGCTTTCTGGGAAACCTTGTGTGTGTTGAAGGCATTGTGACCAAAT GTTCCTTGGTCAGGCCCAAAATCATGCGAAGTGTCCACTATTGTCCAGCCACCAAGAAAACCCTGGAACGAAAATATACTGACCTCACCTCTTTGGACGCTTTTCCTTCCAGTGCCATTTATCCAACTAAA GATGAAGAAAACAATCCTCTAGAGACGGAGTTTGGCCTGTGCTGCTATAAGGACCACCAGACACTGACCATTCAGGAGATGCCAGAGAAAGCCCCTGCTGGACAGCTGCCCCGTTCTGTCGACATCATTGCGAACGATGACCTCGTTGACCGGGTCAAACCAGGTGACCGTGTGCAGGTTGTAGGGGTCTACCGTTGCTTGCCTGCGAAACAGGGTGGCTTCACCTCCGGGACCTTCAG AACAATCCTGTTGGCTAACAATGTGAAGCTTATGAGTAAGGAGATTGTGCCGACGTTCTCTGCAGATGATGTTGCCAAGATAAAGAAGTTTTGCAAAGCTCATTCTAAA GACGTCTTTGAGCAACTAAGCCATTCTTTGGCTCCCAGTATCCATGGCCATGAGTACATAAAGAAGGCCATTCTGTGTCTGCTGTTGGGAGGCAATGAGACCAACCTGGAGAATGGAACACGCATCAGAGGAGACATAAATATTCTGCTTATAG GTGATCCTTCAGTAGCGAAGTCTCAGTTGCTGCGGTACGTTTTGTTCACGGCACCAAGAGCGATTCCCACCACTGGACGAGGCTCGTCTGGGGTTGGTCTGACGGCTGCAGTCACGACTGATCAGGAGACGG GTGAGCGTCGTTTGGAGGCAGGAGCCATGGTGCTTGCTGACAGAGGTGTGGTGTGCATTGATGAATTTGATAAGATGTCTGACATGGACCGAACAGCTATCCATGAGGTGATGGAGCAGGGTAGGGTCACCATTTCCAAAGCTGGGATTCAGGCACGGCTTAATGCTCGCTGCAGTGTGTTAGCTGCCGCCAACCCAGTGTATGGAAGG TATGACCAGTATAAGACCCCAATGGAGAACATCGGGCTCCAGGATTCCTTGCTTTCCCGATTCGATCTGCTCTTCATAGTTCTGGATCAGATGGATCCAGACAGCGATCGGGAGATCTCGGAGCATGTGCTGCGTATGCATCGCTACAGAGCACCGGGAGAGCCAGAGGGAACAG CGATGCCACTGGGGAGTACAGTGGATGTGTTTGCCACTGAGGATCCAAACATCACAGAAGCAGCCGAGCAGGAGCTACAGATCTATGAGAAAAAAGACAATGTCCTGCATGGCCACAGAAGGAAAAA GGAGAAGGTTGTTACCATGGAATTCATCAGGAAGTACATCCATGTTGCTAAGTTGGTGAAGCCAGTTTTGACACAGGAGGCATCAGACTACATAGCAGAGGAGTATTCCAGACTTCGGAGCCATGACCAAGTCAACAGTGACTCTGCCAGG ACGATGCCTGTGACCGCTCGAGCTCTGGAGACCATGATTCGACTTTCTACAGCCCACGCCAAGGCCCGCATGAGTAAAACCACCGATCTGGGAGATGCAGAAGCTGCACTTGAACTCATGCAGTTTGCTTATTTCAAAAAG ATACTGGAGAAGGATAAGAAGAGGAAGGTGCCAGATGACTCTGAAATGGACATCTCTCAGAGCCAAGACACAGAGAGTCAAATGAACCTAAG GAAGCGTTCTCGCGTCTCTAAAgatgttgatgatgatgatgtggaAATGACCCAAGATGGTGAGGACTCTGATCCTTACGATTTCACAGAAAATGAAAACAGTAGGTCATTTAGTAACTCATTCACTTAG